DNA from Actinoplanes sp. SE50/110:
AATGCGCCTGATCACCACGCCGGATGTCGTCGTACAGCGCGGTCCAGATCGCGTTGGTCATCCCGAAGTCGCTGAGCCGCTGCAACTGGGCGCCGGGAGCGACGCGCAACTCCTCGGCCTCGTCCACGTTCTCGCGCTGCTCCAGGTTGTCGAAGGAACGGATGGTGACCACCCACAGCGGGACATAGGTGACGGCCAGGATGACGGCGATCAGGCTGAGCAGCGGGATCCGGCCGGGCACCCGCAGCCAGACGACGAATCGCTGGAAAGGGGTCACACTCTCACATTAGGCAATTGTCGGACCTCCCGTTCCCGGTTACCGGGTAGTAGGGTGCCGGCGTGACCCACGAGGTGTTCAACCAGCCACCGCCGCTCACCGGATTCGACGTCGCCGCCGACGCCGCGCTGACCGCGGCCCTGGCCCGGGAGGGAGCCGGCTGGCACACCGACGACCTGCACAAACTCGGTTCACTGGCGGGCAGTGAGCAGGTTCAGCGGTGGGCCGAGGAGGCGAACCGGCACGAGCCGCGGCTGCTCACCCACGACCGGTACGGGCACCGCATTGACGAGGTCGACTTCCACCCGTCCTGGCACCGTCTGATGGAGGTCGCGGTCGGCGCGGGACTGGCCGGCGCCGCGTGGGCCGATCCGCGACCCGGCGCGCACGTGGCCCGGGCGGCGAGCTTCTTCGTCTGGTCGCAGCCGGAGGCCGGGCACGGCTGCCCGATCTCGATGACCTACGCGGTGGTCCCGGCCCTGCGCAACAACCCTGACCTGGCAGCGCTCTACGAACCATCGCTGACCAGCCGGTCGTACGACCCGGGCCTGCGCACCCCGGCCGCCAAGAGCGGTCTGCTCGCCGGGATGGGCATGACCGAGAAGCAGGGTGGCTCGGACGTGCGGGCCAACACGACCACAGCGACCGCCACGGGCGCCGGCACCTGGCGGCTGACCGGCCACAAGTGGTTCACCAGCGCGCCGATGTGCGACCTGTTCCTGGTCCTCGCGCAGGCGCCGGGCGGGCTGTCCTGCTTCCTCGTCCCGCGGATCCTGCCGGACGGCACCCGCAACACGTTCCGGATCCAGCGGCTCAAGGACAAGCTGGGCAACCGCAGCAACGCCTCCAGCGAGCCGGAGTTCGACGGCACCGTCGCCTGGCTGGTCGGCGGCGAGGGCCAGGGCGTCCGGACCATCATCGAGATGGTGTCGATGACCCGGCTGGACTGCGTGATCGGCTCGGCCTCCGGGATGCGCGCCGCCCTCGTGCAGGCGATCCACCACGCCGAGCACCGGTCGGCGTTCGGCGGGCCCCTCGTCGAC
Protein-coding regions in this window:
- a CDS encoding acyl-CoA dehydrogenase family protein, translating into MTHEVFNQPPPLTGFDVAADAALTAALAREGAGWHTDDLHKLGSLAGSEQVQRWAEEANRHEPRLLTHDRYGHRIDEVDFHPSWHRLMEVAVGAGLAGAAWADPRPGAHVARAASFFVWSQPEAGHGCPISMTYAVVPALRNNPDLAALYEPSLTSRSYDPGLRTPAAKSGLLAGMGMTEKQGGSDVRANTTTATATGAGTWRLTGHKWFTSAPMCDLFLVLAQAPGGLSCFLVPRILPDGTRNTFRIQRLKDKLGNRSNASSEPEFDGTVAWLVGGEGQGVRTIIEMVSMTRLDCVIGSASGMRAALVQAIHHAEHRSAFGGPLVDKPAMRAVLADLAIESEAATLLAMRLAGAVDRREDAFRRLAIPVGKFWVCKRQPAVVGEALECLGGNGYVEDSGLPRLYRDAPLNSIWEGSGNVQALDVLRALQRSPDSLEAFFAEVDAARSADHRLDSAVRDLRRELTDRTDVEVRARRLVERMALTLQGSLLVRHAPSAVADAFCASRLAGDWGHTFGTLPTGADTAAIVERAAPH